In a genomic window of bacterium:
- a CDS encoding zinc ribbon domain-containing protein — MTIATGKGGHYRYYKCSARLRRGTACPNGNAPMPTIDRMVLSTLTDKVFTDDRVRKMLLLLQEERWQTGQEQQVFLKQLRGELEKNRQATGKLYEAVEKGLLPLNEMLSERAHKLEARRKEILTEMAGIRRESEMPKGLLSEKNVRVFCNALKKRLHDPESGFGKQYLRLLVKDVRITGKKVHLRGSYEALAHTMASGNVDTPSGVPTLGQTWRALEDSNLWPLDS; from the coding sequence ATGACCATCGCCACGGGGAAGGGGGGACACTACCGGTACTATAAATGCTCTGCTCGCCTTCGGCGGGGTACCGCATGCCCCAACGGCAACGCGCCAATGCCGACCATCGACCGCATGGTACTGTCCACCCTTACCGACAAGGTGTTCACCGATGACCGCGTGCGGAAAATGCTTCTCCTGCTGCAAGAGGAACGCTGGCAAACGGGGCAGGAACAGCAGGTGTTCCTGAAACAATTGCGCGGGGAACTGGAAAAGAACCGGCAGGCTACCGGGAAACTGTATGAAGCCGTCGAAAAAGGTCTGCTCCCGCTGAACGAAATGCTGTCGGAGCGGGCGCACAAACTCGAAGCCAGGCGTAAGGAGATTCTTACCGAGATGGCGGGAATCCGGCGGGAGTCCGAGATGCCGAAAGGTCTGCTGTCGGAGAAGAACGTGCGCGTCTTCTGCAACGCGCTAAAGAAACGGCTGCACGACCCGGAATCGGGCTTCGGGAAGCAGTATCTGCGGCTGCTGGTCAAGGATGTGCGGATCACGGGGAAGAAGGTCCATCTGCGCGGAAGCTACGAGGCGCTTGCTCATACGATGGCTTCAGGAAATGTGGACACCCCTTCCGGGGTGCCCACATTAGGGCAGACATGGCGCGCCCTAGAGGATTCGAACCTCTGGCCACTTGATTCGTAG
- the bfr gene encoding bacterioferritin encodes MKGNEKLMGTLNSLLSDELTAINQYMVHAEMSANWGYEKLHKHFEKQAIDEMKHAEKLIGRILFLEGTPIVNKLGRISIGADASKQLASDHALELGAIKSYNQAIKLAGEVDDFATREILEDILQNEDAHVDRIEELQDQIGHMTLPLFLTTQVG; translated from the coding sequence ATGAAAGGGAATGAAAAACTCATGGGAACATTGAACTCTCTGCTGTCGGATGAGCTGACCGCCATCAACCAGTACATGGTCCATGCGGAAATGAGCGCCAACTGGGGGTACGAGAAGCTGCACAAGCATTTTGAGAAACAGGCTATCGATGAAATGAAACACGCAGAGAAGCTGATCGGCCGGATCCTCTTCCTGGAGGGTACACCGATCGTCAACAAACTCGGGCGGATATCCATCGGCGCGGATGCCTCCAAACAACTCGCCAGCGATCACGCACTCGAGTTGGGTGCCATCAAATCCTACAATCAAGCCATCAAGCTCGCCGGAGAAGTTGATGACTTTGCCACGCGGGAGATACTGGAAGACATTCTCCAGAATGAGGATGCACATGTCGACCGGATCGAGGAGTTGCAGGACCAGATTGGCCACATGACGCTTCCCCTGTTTCTCACCACGCAAGTCGGATAG